A window of the Dyadobacter pollutisoli genome harbors these coding sequences:
- a CDS encoding cupin domain-containing protein translates to MPFINFNTKKVVKIWDGIYGTLAHSEKQTFGHFTIDANTVLPVHSHPHEQWSHVLEGELEFDIDGEKMLLTPGMTAYIPSNAPHSAVAHTQCKVIDCFTPARQDFIELEKQAQ, encoded by the coding sequence ATGCCATTCATCAATTTCAATACGAAGAAAGTTGTCAAAATCTGGGATGGAATTTATGGGACACTAGCACATTCTGAAAAACAGACTTTTGGGCATTTTACCATTGATGCCAACACTGTCTTGCCCGTACACAGCCACCCGCACGAGCAATGGTCACACGTACTGGAAGGTGAATTGGAATTTGATATTGACGGCGAAAAAATGCTCCTCACACCCGGGATGACGGCCTACATTCCTTCCAATGCGCCACATTCCGCGGTAGCACATACGCAATGTAAGGTGATCGATTGTTTTACCCCAGCCCGGCAGGATTTTATTGAGTTGGAAAAGCAGGCTCAGTAG
- a CDS encoding Gfo/Idh/MocA family protein — protein sequence MKQDRRDFLKLTGLGLASGGALSAYAGTSDPGQLPDKRGPQVFNMCNYAAPKLSTVRIGFIGLGNRGMAAVERMNKIEGVEIKALCDLRPEKVAEATKMTAATGHKPQGFHTSPDAWQKLCEMPDLDLVYIVTPWALHTPMAVFSMNHGKHVCVEVPAAKTIDECWELVETSEKTKKHCMMTENCCYDFSELLTLNMARQGFFGEITHCEGAYIHNLQEYVFDKERFYQMWELKELSQRTGNLYPTHGLGPICQVMNINRGDVMDYLVSMSNNDFVMADTAVKLAEKDASFKPFVGKPYNGMMNTSTIRTKKGKTIMLQFDVSSPRPYSRIQLVSGTKGAALKYPEPARYSQGHEWLSPEEYKAIEAKYTPPIVKKIGEMAKQVGGHGGMDFLMDWRTIDCLRNGLPLDQDVYDAATWSSVGPLSEWSVAHRSNSVDVPDFTRGAWKTNVPIDISMEKGGNTGVKL from the coding sequence ATGAAGCAGGATAGGAGGGATTTTTTAAAATTGACGGGCCTCGGCCTGGCGTCAGGCGGCGCATTATCAGCCTATGCAGGAACATCCGATCCCGGCCAGCTGCCGGATAAGCGAGGCCCGCAGGTATTTAATATGTGTAACTATGCGGCTCCGAAGCTCAGCACTGTACGTATAGGGTTTATCGGTTTGGGCAACCGGGGGATGGCGGCAGTAGAGCGAATGAACAAAATTGAAGGCGTAGAGATCAAAGCGCTTTGCGACCTGCGACCTGAAAAAGTAGCAGAAGCCACCAAAATGACAGCGGCTACCGGCCACAAGCCGCAGGGATTTCATACCAGTCCTGATGCCTGGCAAAAGTTGTGCGAAATGCCGGATCTGGATCTGGTTTACATTGTCACACCGTGGGCATTGCATACGCCGATGGCAGTTTTCTCGATGAACCATGGCAAGCATGTGTGTGTGGAAGTGCCTGCTGCCAAGACCATTGACGAATGCTGGGAGCTGGTGGAGACTTCGGAAAAGACGAAAAAGCATTGCATGATGACCGAAAACTGCTGCTACGACTTTTCAGAGCTGCTTACATTGAATATGGCCCGACAGGGATTCTTCGGTGAAATAACGCATTGCGAAGGTGCATACATTCATAATTTGCAAGAATACGTTTTTGATAAAGAGCGCTTTTACCAAATGTGGGAGCTGAAAGAGCTTTCGCAAAGGACTGGTAACCTGTACCCAACACACGGCCTCGGCCCGATATGCCAGGTGATGAACATTAACCGCGGCGATGTGATGGATTACCTTGTTTCCATGTCGAACAATGACTTTGTGATGGCGGACACTGCCGTGAAGCTGGCTGAGAAAGATGCCTCGTTCAAACCATTTGTAGGGAAACCCTATAATGGCATGATGAACACATCCACGATCCGCACAAAAAAGGGCAAGACGATTATGTTGCAGTTTGACGTTTCTTCGCCACGCCCTTATTCCCGCATTCAGCTCGTAAGTGGTACCAAAGGAGCAGCATTGAAATACCCGGAACCAGCGCGTTATTCACAGGGACACGAGTGGCTTTCTCCGGAAGAGTACAAGGCCATTGAGGCAAAATATACGCCACCAATCGTCAAAAAAATAGGTGAAATGGCCAAGCAGGTAGGCGGCCATGGCGGGATGGATTTCCTGATGGACTGGCGCACGATCGATTGCCTTCGTAACGGCCTGCCGCTGGATCAGGATGTGTATGATGCTGCAACATGGAGTTCAGTGGGACCGCTGAGCGAATGGTCCGTAGCGCATCGCTCCAATTCAGTAGACGTTCCCGATTTTACACGAGGAGCGTGGAAAACGAATGTTCCAATTGATATTTCAATGGAAAAAGGAGGCAATACCGGCGTGAAATTGTAA
- a CDS encoding SDR family NAD(P)-dependent oxidoreductase, translating to MSSFSTQVAIITGAASGLGLVIAHKLLNEGASVGLFDLNEKALNEEFVGNLDKEELIGLDVTDEQQVEKGVARVVERFGKVDILINCAGITGTTGIKSHEVDTMNLKKVFDVNFMASYYTSKAVLPYMLANHYGRILHIASIAGKEGNAGMLAYSASKAAVIGMTKVQGKEYAETGITVNALAPAVIRTPLVDAMPESQVKYMTDKIPMKRCGTLEEAANMAAFIVSHENSFTTGFTFDLSGGRATY from the coding sequence ATGAGCAGTTTCAGTACACAGGTAGCAATTATTACAGGAGCTGCATCGGGGCTTGGCCTGGTGATAGCACATAAACTGTTGAATGAAGGTGCCAGTGTAGGTCTGTTCGACCTGAATGAAAAGGCTTTGAATGAGGAGTTTGTGGGTAATCTGGACAAGGAGGAACTGATAGGCCTGGACGTGACAGATGAACAGCAGGTGGAGAAGGGAGTCGCCCGGGTTGTGGAACGATTTGGCAAAGTAGACATTCTGATCAACTGCGCGGGAATTACCGGAACTACGGGTATCAAAAGCCACGAGGTCGATACAATGAACCTGAAAAAGGTGTTTGATGTCAATTTTATGGCTAGCTACTATACTTCCAAAGCCGTGCTGCCTTATATGCTGGCCAACCATTACGGCCGTATTTTACACATTGCATCCATTGCCGGTAAAGAAGGCAATGCAGGAATGCTCGCTTATTCCGCTTCCAAAGCGGCGGTGATTGGAATGACCAAAGTGCAGGGAAAAGAATACGCCGAAACCGGAATTACCGTAAATGCCCTTGCCCCGGCCGTGATCCGTACGCCCCTGGTGGACGCGATGCCCGAGAGCCAGGTGAAATATATGACTGACAAAATCCCGATGAAACGCTGTGGAACACTGGAGGAAGCCGCAAACATGGCTGCATTCATTGTGTCGCACGAAAACAGTTTCACCACCGGCTTTACATTCGACCTTTCCGGCGGACGCGCTACCTATTGA
- a CDS encoding dihydrodipicolinate synthase family protein, with amino-acid sequence MMMMNSENELLGVVPIIPTPFTENEEIDEDALRSLIDFAITSGIEAVCLPAYASEFYKLTDDEKLQVVRVAVEHAAGRIKIVAQSNHPSLKIAIKLAKANVEAGADVVSLAVPRIFSLPEDSLKVYLSEFLQSIPSTPVLIQDFNPGGSSISVEFIKNLMEENPNFKYLKLEEPLCAPKFDNIIQSTKGKIGLFEGWGGLYMLELIPIGIRGVMPGLAVADILQRVFNLRSNGEHAKAFDLFEKVMPQIFFSLQNMELFHYAEKELLMARGILKNSIARKAAYIPDPSSIAYIKELNQRVIDVLNDESWEIKPLETTLSKE; translated from the coding sequence ATGATGATGATGAATTCAGAAAACGAACTGCTTGGAGTGGTACCCATTATCCCGACTCCATTCACTGAAAACGAGGAGATTGACGAAGATGCCCTCCGCAGCCTGATTGATTTTGCTATAACCAGCGGAATTGAAGCGGTATGCCTTCCTGCCTACGCCAGTGAATTTTACAAACTAACCGACGATGAGAAATTGCAGGTCGTGCGGGTAGCGGTAGAACATGCGGCGGGGCGGATCAAAATCGTGGCACAGTCCAACCATCCCTCTTTGAAAATCGCGATCAAACTGGCGAAAGCCAATGTTGAGGCAGGAGCGGACGTGGTTTCTCTCGCAGTTCCGAGGATTTTCAGTTTGCCGGAAGATTCTCTCAAAGTATACCTTTCTGAATTTCTGCAGTCAATTCCGAGTACACCTGTTTTGATCCAGGATTTCAATCCCGGCGGGTCGTCGATCAGTGTCGAATTTATCAAAAACCTGATGGAGGAGAACCCGAATTTCAAATATCTGAAACTGGAAGAACCCCTCTGTGCACCCAAGTTTGATAACATTATCCAAAGTACAAAAGGTAAAATCGGCCTTTTTGAGGGCTGGGGAGGCTTGTACATGCTGGAACTGATCCCCATCGGAATTCGCGGAGTAATGCCCGGGCTGGCGGTCGCGGATATTCTGCAAAGGGTATTTAACCTGCGCAGCAATGGTGAGCACGCGAAAGCCTTCGATTTGTTTGAAAAGGTCATGCCGCAGATTTTCTTTTCACTACAAAACATGGAGCTTTTCCACTACGCTGAAAAGGAACTCCTGATGGCAAGAGGGATTTTGAAAAACAGCATTGCACGCAAAGCAGCCTACATTCCCGATCCGTCTTCGATAGCTTACATTAAAGAACTGAACCAAAGGGTGATAGATGTGCTCAACGATGAAAGCTGGGAAATTAAGCCTTTGGAAACAACATTGTCAAAAGAGTGA
- a CDS encoding DMT family transporter codes for MKKAFLSWTILFLCNLIWSFHFTCIKLVQDQVGPYFTVWLPMLLATIFLAPFVIKDFRKGKKKIKDVLIFVQLGALGAFPSQVLMTYGTQYSLASNAAILVLALPVITAVFAFFLLKEKMNTIRWISFGIAIIGVLLCSTDDIKKMDLSSRYALGNLLIFLAIIGNAYYNVGCKQVAEKYTEMEMVFYTYLVLVIMLAPLVWYYEPEMFSRIPDYTTQTWTGMIALTLFHNFLSMIMFFSVLKYLDATQVALSNYLITFMGLPIAAFVLGETLKTQAIIGGVLVLASTLILTIVDSRSQQKKLVEISQ; via the coding sequence ATGAAAAAAGCATTTCTGTCCTGGACGATATTATTCCTTTGCAACCTCATATGGTCGTTTCATTTTACCTGTATCAAGCTCGTGCAGGATCAGGTAGGGCCGTATTTTACCGTTTGGTTACCGATGTTGCTAGCGACTATTTTTCTCGCCCCATTCGTCATCAAGGATTTTAGAAAAGGCAAAAAGAAGATCAAAGACGTTTTGATTTTTGTGCAGCTCGGTGCTTTGGGCGCTTTTCCTTCGCAGGTTTTGATGACGTACGGTACCCAATATTCGCTGGCCAGTAATGCCGCAATACTGGTTTTGGCACTCCCGGTGATCACAGCAGTATTTGCATTTTTCCTGCTAAAAGAAAAAATGAACACGATCCGCTGGATCAGCTTTGGGATAGCGATCATCGGCGTGTTACTATGCTCGACGGACGATATCAAAAAGATGGATTTGAGCTCGCGCTATGCATTGGGTAATCTGCTCATTTTCCTGGCGATCATCGGGAATGCTTATTACAATGTGGGCTGCAAGCAGGTAGCCGAAAAGTACACCGAAATGGAGATGGTTTTTTACACCTACCTCGTTCTGGTGATCATGCTGGCGCCGCTGGTGTGGTATTATGAGCCCGAAATGTTTTCGCGCATCCCGGATTACACGACGCAAACCTGGACGGGAATGATCGCACTAACATTGTTTCATAACTTCCTGTCTATGATCATGTTTTTCAGCGTGCTCAAATACCTGGATGCCACGCAGGTCGCGCTGTCCAACTACCTGATCACATTCATGGGGCTGCCGATCGCCGCTTTTGTTTTAGGAGAAACATTGAAGACCCAGGCCATTATCGGAGGTGTCCTGGTACTGGCCAGTACATTGATCCTGACCATTGTAGACAGCAGGTCTCAACAAAAGAAACTGGTTGAAATCAGTCAATAA
- a CDS encoding mandelate racemase/muconate lactonizing enzyme family protein, whose product MTTIASIKATEVIVPAKPGSLNSEMVLDKDTAFAKKFMTGESWTEFANQPKWIIEMTLQNGLTGVGETYRSASPDLIEASMEVLVGQDILKLNWRRLPVNDQRIYEAFECAVLDLVGKLLQVPVYQLLGGGYRERVDCMGWTGRRTPEDAAQKAFEAMQRGHKVFKFKCSDEDPVRLWTEEIRRKCGEGIKVLLDPNQRWNDVETTLKLMEGVEPSMMLGLEDPVLHEDIEGFQYLKKHLGVPMYRHISLPYTQDIRDMIAFVRADAVDGYNFNGSAFNSVLLAEVAHLEGKPCWRGSEVDLGISETMGLHIAAASINCTIPSDIFGELVREDDLIVDPIDFQNGAALVPQGDGLGITLDLAAVEKYKTGQYLFVTQ is encoded by the coding sequence ATGACAACCATCGCATCTATCAAAGCTACCGAGGTGATCGTGCCTGCCAAGCCAGGCAGTCTCAATTCGGAAATGGTACTGGACAAGGATACAGCTTTTGCCAAAAAATTCATGACTGGTGAAAGCTGGACGGAATTTGCCAATCAGCCCAAATGGATCATTGAAATGACACTTCAAAATGGTCTGACAGGAGTAGGAGAAACTTACCGCAGCGCGTCACCCGACCTGATCGAAGCAAGTATGGAGGTGCTTGTTGGTCAGGATATTTTGAAACTTAACTGGCGCAGGCTGCCGGTAAACGATCAGCGGATTTACGAAGCCTTTGAATGCGCGGTGCTGGATCTCGTGGGTAAACTCTTGCAGGTACCTGTGTACCAGCTGCTGGGCGGAGGCTACCGCGAGCGTGTAGATTGCATGGGCTGGACGGGCAGGCGCACACCCGAAGATGCCGCTCAAAAGGCGTTTGAGGCAATGCAAAGAGGACATAAGGTTTTCAAATTCAAATGTTCCGATGAAGACCCGGTTCGGTTGTGGACAGAGGAGATCAGGAGGAAATGCGGTGAGGGGATAAAGGTTTTACTGGACCCGAACCAGCGCTGGAATGATGTGGAAACGACATTGAAACTCATGGAGGGTGTGGAGCCAAGTATGATGCTCGGTCTGGAAGATCCTGTTTTACATGAGGACATTGAAGGGTTTCAGTATCTCAAAAAGCATTTGGGCGTGCCGATGTACCGGCACATTTCGCTGCCCTACACCCAGGATATCCGTGATATGATCGCTTTTGTTAGAGCTGACGCGGTGGACGGCTATAATTTCAATGGTTCGGCATTCAATTCGGTGCTATTGGCCGAGGTGGCGCATCTGGAAGGAAAGCCTTGCTGGCGCGGATCGGAGGTGGATCTTGGGATTTCGGAAACGATGGGTTTACACATTGCCGCGGCGAGTATCAATTGCACTATTCCGTCGGATATTTTTGGTGAATTGGTTAGAGAAGACGACCTCATTGTGGATCCTATCGATTTTCAGAATGGTGCTGCATTGGTGCCGCAGGGTGACGGCCTGGGCATTACATTGGATTTAGCAGCGGTTGAAAAATATAAAACAGGCCAATATTTATTTGTAACGCAATGA
- a CDS encoding 3-hydroxyacyl-CoA dehydrogenase family protein produces the protein MSAKQRIGTVGLGLMGSSIATCILAAGHEVTSLVKSMEEAKLALKRILGFLTELYEEGLLTENPENVITRITITDDVAGLAGHEIVIESITEDVEEKKRVYHLLETVLSPTAIIGSNTSAIPVSVLQNGLKHRERMLGIHWAEPAHITRFMEVICGKDSNVDYAWQIVKLAESWGKEPSLLRKDIRGFITNRIMYAMLREAFNLVENGYATVEDVDRSLRNDLGYWITFAGPFRFMDLTGIPAYLTVMKDLFPDLDNTQNAPALMEDLVASGAKGVSNAKGFYPYTHESAAAWEKLFIEFSYDIRKLAEKYPQNIGE, from the coding sequence ATGAGTGCGAAACAACGAATCGGTACGGTAGGTCTGGGGTTAATGGGCAGCAGCATTGCTACCTGTATTCTGGCTGCAGGGCACGAGGTCACTTCTCTGGTCAAAAGCATGGAAGAGGCTAAACTTGCCCTTAAACGCATTCTGGGGTTTTTGACTGAACTGTATGAGGAGGGTTTGTTGACCGAAAATCCTGAAAATGTAATTACCCGGATCACCATTACCGATGATGTGGCGGGGCTTGCGGGCCATGAGATCGTGATTGAATCCATTACCGAAGATGTGGAGGAAAAGAAGCGGGTTTATCATTTATTGGAAACCGTTCTGTCGCCGACAGCCATTATCGGCAGCAATACATCGGCCATTCCGGTATCGGTTTTACAAAATGGCTTAAAGCATCGGGAACGGATGTTAGGTATTCACTGGGCTGAGCCTGCGCACATTACGCGGTTTATGGAAGTGATCTGCGGCAAAGATTCCAATGTGGATTATGCATGGCAAATCGTAAAACTGGCCGAGAGCTGGGGCAAGGAACCATCGCTTTTGAGAAAAGATATCAGGGGTTTTATCACCAACAGGATCATGTACGCCATGCTTCGGGAGGCATTCAATCTCGTGGAAAATGGGTATGCGACGGTAGAAGATGTCGATCGGTCTTTGCGTAATGACCTGGGTTACTGGATCACATTTGCCGGCCCGTTCCGGTTCATGGACCTCACAGGCATTCCGGCGTACCTGACTGTGATGAAGGATTTGTTTCCCGACCTGGACAATACTCAAAACGCACCTGCGCTCATGGAAGACCTGGTAGCGTCGGGAGCGAAAGGGGTAAGTAATGCAAAAGGATTTTACCCATATACCCACGAAAGCGCGGCTGCCTGGGAGAAATTATTCATAGAATTCAGCTACGACATTCGCAAGCTGGCCGAAAAATACCCTCAGAATATTGGAGAATAG
- a CDS encoding RidA family protein, giving the protein MKQEIKHPDKNVSTGAYSAGVLKNGMLFISGQGPLDLKTGTVIHGTIEEETLLTLEHVKKVVEAAGGTIDDIVKCTVHLEDINDFDRYDVAYGTFFTGIRPARTTVQSVLSDGIKIEIDAIAVIG; this is encoded by the coding sequence ATGAAACAAGAAATAAAACACCCCGATAAAAATGTGAGCACCGGCGCTTATTCAGCCGGTGTTTTGAAAAACGGTATGTTATTCATCAGTGGTCAGGGGCCGCTTGATTTGAAAACCGGTACAGTCATTCACGGAACGATCGAGGAAGAGACATTGCTGACGCTGGAACATGTAAAAAAGGTAGTGGAAGCGGCTGGCGGTACCATCGACGACATTGTGAAATGTACCGTTCATTTGGAAGATATCAATGATTTTGACCGGTATGACGTGGCCTATGGCACATTCTTCACCGGTATCCGTCCGGCGAGGACTACCGTGCAATCGGTACTGTCCGACGGGATCAAGATTGAGATCGACGCCATCGCGGTGATCGGTTAA
- a CDS encoding creatininase family protein, with protein MLFSNLSYPSVNLQKDAVILLPLGAIEQHGPHMAVSTDTDIVTYIARQAETALPDQVLLCPTLPFGSSHHHLSFGGTISIRPELYTKVIVDLIGSLLQNGFRKIVLLNGHGGNITPVKQALAVLSKDFDAALQPNIALVTYWELGGKPFAGEAPMESPALSHACEYETSMMLHLFPEKVKMDKAQRALRPESNGYIPWEDDEPYRGVTLFKQTAFISSNGSSGEPQLATAEKGEHLLGKAVEELVKFLGEFGGWGVMGEITSAVGGRPSE; from the coding sequence ATGTTATTTTCGAATCTGAGTTACCCGTCAGTTAATCTGCAAAAAGACGCTGTTATTTTGCTTCCACTGGGAGCGATTGAGCAGCACGGCCCGCACATGGCGGTTTCTACGGACACGGATATTGTAACATACATCGCCCGTCAGGCAGAAACAGCATTGCCGGACCAGGTACTGCTTTGCCCGACATTACCTTTCGGGTCGAGTCATCATCACTTGTCATTCGGTGGTACGATCAGCATTCGCCCAGAGCTTTATACAAAGGTTATTGTCGATCTGATTGGGTCGTTATTACAAAATGGATTCAGGAAAATAGTGCTTTTGAATGGTCATGGGGGCAACATTACCCCGGTGAAACAAGCACTGGCAGTGCTAAGCAAGGATTTTGACGCGGCATTGCAGCCCAACATTGCGCTGGTCACCTATTGGGAGCTGGGCGGAAAGCCATTTGCCGGAGAAGCTCCGATGGAAAGCCCCGCGCTAAGTCATGCCTGTGAGTACGAAACCAGTATGATGCTGCATTTATTTCCCGAAAAAGTAAAAATGGACAAAGCGCAGCGCGCCTTGCGACCAGAAAGTAACGGATACATTCCCTGGGAAGATGATGAGCCATATCGTGGCGTAACGCTTTTCAAACAAACAGCCTTCATTTCCAGCAACGGTAGCAGCGGAGAGCCGCAACTGGCGACGGCGGAAAAAGGGGAGCATTTGCTTGGGAAGGCAGTGGAGGAGTTGGTGAAGTTTCTGGGGGAGTTTGGGGGGTGGGGGGTGATGGGGGAAATTACTTCGGCAGTCGGCGGTCGGCCGTCGGAGTGA
- a CDS encoding family 20 glycosylhydrolase produces MRGYLHQLCFFCVFTIPVFAQKQPVLFPEPESIQYQSGTLPLSKISVAIPANASTDIAFALNELKSIILERSGQKAMMASSQAAATFQFLVKEKGHELPGVSETSPGSKREHYKLNITSQKIQIEATTSAGLYYAVQTIRQMITGTGKAAYIPCVTVTDQPKLAFRGVMMDFAHGGLPTVEEIKKQIDFLALWKTNQYYFYNEVSIELKGFPTVAYQSGYTQEQIKSIIAYGKERHMDVVPFLNLYGHLHELLRNEKYADLAIGQYGHELDPRKPGANVLLKDWIKQYTDLFPSPFIHVGFDETWETKRIADDKDGKINSEELWLQQLTFVQNELKKYGKTVMAWTDMNNYYPDIMKKLPKGVIPVIWEYKPDTVEINRYLNPVLKEKKKFFYTAGGFRLGPHLPRC; encoded by the coding sequence ATGCGAGGGTATCTTCATCAGCTGTGTTTTTTTTGTGTTTTTACAATTCCTGTCTTTGCTCAAAAGCAACCTGTTTTATTCCCCGAACCTGAATCCATTCAGTACCAGTCGGGGACTTTGCCACTCTCCAAAATCTCAGTCGCCATTCCTGCCAATGCTTCGACAGACATAGCATTCGCGCTCAATGAATTGAAATCCATTATTCTCGAACGTTCCGGGCAAAAAGCAATGATGGCTTCGTCGCAGGCCGCTGCTACATTTCAGTTTTTGGTAAAAGAAAAAGGTCACGAATTGCCGGGAGTATCCGAAACCAGTCCGGGCAGTAAGCGCGAGCATTATAAACTGAACATTACCTCTCAAAAAATACAGATTGAAGCTACCACGTCGGCCGGGCTTTACTATGCGGTTCAGACGATCCGGCAAATGATCACCGGAACTGGAAAAGCGGCTTACATTCCCTGTGTTACCGTTACGGATCAGCCCAAACTGGCTTTTCGTGGAGTAATGATGGACTTCGCGCACGGCGGTTTGCCGACTGTGGAGGAGATCAAAAAGCAGATTGATTTTCTGGCGCTTTGGAAAACCAACCAATACTACTTCTATAATGAAGTAAGCATTGAATTAAAAGGGTTTCCCACCGTTGCCTACCAGTCGGGCTACACGCAGGAGCAGATCAAAAGTATCATTGCTTACGGAAAAGAGCGGCATATGGACGTGGTCCCGTTCCTGAATTTGTACGGGCATTTGCATGAATTATTAAGAAATGAAAAGTACGCCGACCTCGCGATAGGGCAGTACGGGCATGAGCTCGACCCACGCAAACCCGGCGCTAATGTGCTCTTGAAAGACTGGATCAAGCAATATACCGACCTGTTTCCAAGCCCATTCATTCACGTAGGATTTGATGAAACCTGGGAAACCAAAAGGATTGCGGACGATAAGGACGGCAAAATCAATTCGGAAGAATTGTGGCTGCAGCAGCTCACATTTGTTCAGAATGAATTGAAAAAGTATGGTAAAACAGTTATGGCGTGGACGGATATGAATAACTACTATCCTGATATCATGAAAAAACTGCCGAAAGGCGTGATACCGGTGATTTGGGAGTACAAGCCTGATACTGTTGAGATTAACCGGTATCTGAATCCGGTACTCAAAGAGAAAAAAAAATTTTTTTATACAGCCGGCGGTTTCCGGCTGGGGCCACATTTACCCCGATGCTGA
- a CDS encoding SusD/RagB family nutrient-binding outer membrane lipoprotein has translation MHYKINKYYCLSLASLLLLIVGIGGCTDDFDSINTDNTKLGSVSATEYPYMFANALMTTTLAPNDFEIGEGTVAGVYSQFYSQAAMSFPTDRYVIKQEWMPAAWNPVYISAAPQLKTIIEKTDEKLAENAIAKVWWVWMFHRVTDYFGPVPYFDAANGKDAVAFTRQDSIYYDFFKKLDVASTVLKSAGTATPYDKFDLVYNTKGNQSPAAWAKFANTLRLRLALRISKVNPALAKQEAEAAVAAGVMTAITDDAYMPKSSTVYNERNGLSQIVAWDELRMSSSMESIMKGYDDPRMPIYFQPATFTGKFDGVRNGLLVVEKQMDINSRKFNSNLGSRWATNVGNGNFTANFATPQNIMHAAEAYFLRAEGALNGWNMGDNAQNLYETGIKMSMAQWGITDQAVIAKYISNPAIPIAPQDGQNSPPVNDYPAKWAASADMNRKQVAQQKWLALFPDSMEGWAEVRRSGLPELYTIVHSENPDLPEGKRIRRIPFLDTEKQTNADAVAKAVKLLNGPDNAATPLWWDKN, from the coding sequence ATGCATTACAAGATAAATAAATATTATTGCCTGTCCCTGGCTTCATTGCTGTTGCTAATTGTGGGCATAGGCGGCTGTACGGATGATTTTGATTCGATCAATACGGATAATACCAAGCTGGGTTCGGTGAGTGCGACGGAGTATCCATATATGTTTGCCAATGCGCTGATGACGACTACATTGGCTCCCAACGATTTTGAAATTGGCGAGGGAACAGTAGCAGGAGTTTACTCTCAGTTTTACTCACAGGCGGCGATGTCTTTTCCGACAGACCGCTATGTGATCAAGCAGGAATGGATGCCTGCGGCCTGGAACCCGGTGTATATTTCCGCCGCGCCTCAGCTGAAAACCATTATTGAAAAAACTGACGAAAAACTGGCCGAGAATGCGATCGCGAAAGTATGGTGGGTATGGATGTTCCATCGCGTGACCGATTACTTTGGGCCTGTACCTTATTTTGATGCGGCCAATGGTAAGGATGCAGTTGCATTTACGCGTCAGGATTCTATTTACTACGATTTTTTCAAAAAGCTGGACGTCGCTTCGACAGTTCTGAAAAGTGCGGGTACTGCTACTCCTTACGATAAATTTGACCTGGTTTACAATACAAAAGGAAACCAATCTCCTGCTGCCTGGGCTAAATTTGCCAATACTTTACGCCTGAGACTGGCATTGCGTATTTCCAAAGTAAATCCGGCGCTCGCTAAGCAGGAAGCCGAAGCAGCAGTAGCGGCAGGTGTGATGACAGCTATCACGGATGATGCTTATATGCCCAAATCCAGCACGGTTTATAACGAACGGAATGGTCTGTCGCAGATCGTGGCCTGGGATGAGCTTCGGATGAGCTCTTCTATGGAATCCATTATGAAGGGATACGACGATCCTCGTATGCCGATTTATTTTCAGCCAGCTACATTCACCGGCAAATTCGACGGTGTAAGAAACGGATTACTGGTTGTTGAAAAACAAATGGACATCAATTCCCGAAAATTCAATTCCAATCTGGGTTCGCGCTGGGCTACCAATGTCGGCAATGGCAACTTTACGGCCAATTTTGCAACACCTCAAAACATCATGCACGCCGCAGAGGCTTACTTTTTGAGAGCAGAAGGCGCATTGAACGGCTGGAATATGGGTGACAATGCGCAAAACCTGTACGAAACCGGTATCAAAATGTCGATGGCGCAATGGGGTATTACGGATCAGGCCGTGATCGCCAAGTACATCAGCAATCCCGCTATCCCGATTGCACCTCAAGACGGCCAGAATTCTCCGCCGGTGAACGACTACCCGGCCAAATGGGCAGCTTCCGCGGATATGAACCGCAAGCAGGTAGCGCAGCAAAAATGGCTGGCGCTTTTCCCAGACAGCATGGAAGGGTGGGCAGAAGTACGCAGATCGGGCCTGCCGGAACTCTATACCATTGTTCACAGCGAAAATCCGGACCTGCCGGAAGGAAAGCGAATCCGTCGCATCCCGTTCCTGGATACCGAAAAGCAAACCAACGCTGACGCCGTCGCCAAAGCCGTGAAGCTACTGAACGGGCCGGACAATGCGGCTACGCCGCTGTGGTGGGACAAAAACTAG